In Blastopirellula sp. J2-11, a single genomic region encodes these proteins:
- a CDS encoding cytochrome d ubiquinol oxidase subunit II yields the protein MSPELIVGIVLGAATTLYLLLGGADFGAGIWEINTAFQSNEKESKLLYHAIGPVWEANHIWLIFVLVVLFAAFPLAFQALCSAFIVPAFLVLVGIVFRGAGYVFRAYSIDSGRQQQFWRTLFAGASAAAPFFLGAIAGTLASGDSKINAAGVYEGNYLTDWITPMALFTAFFTVGLCCYLAAVFLTREAEKSGEVELTLVWRQRALATGIWMGVLAAVGLVFVSLEAPELAHGFATRAWPLVALSAVCGTGSLLLLLWRKYTPAAACTMLAAANIIWGWGIAQYPVIAPPFLTLADSKAPDSVLWAMIGAVAAGAVILGPSLALLFYLFKLTPSDSADY from the coding sequence ATGTCGCCTGAACTGATCGTGGGAATTGTGCTGGGAGCGGCGACGACCCTCTATTTGCTGCTGGGAGGCGCTGACTTTGGCGCCGGCATCTGGGAAATCAACACCGCGTTTCAGTCGAACGAGAAAGAAAGCAAGCTGCTTTACCATGCGATCGGCCCAGTGTGGGAAGCGAATCACATTTGGCTGATCTTTGTATTGGTCGTGTTGTTCGCCGCGTTTCCGTTGGCGTTTCAAGCATTGTGCTCGGCGTTTATCGTGCCGGCGTTTTTGGTGTTGGTGGGGATTGTCTTTCGCGGCGCCGGGTACGTGTTTCGCGCTTATTCGATCGACTCTGGCCGTCAGCAGCAATTTTGGCGGACTCTGTTCGCCGGCGCTTCAGCTGCGGCGCCTTTCTTTTTGGGCGCGATCGCAGGGACGTTGGCTTCTGGCGACTCGAAGATCAACGCCGCCGGCGTGTATGAAGGAAATTACCTGACCGACTGGATCACGCCGATGGCGCTCTTCACGGCGTTTTTTACGGTGGGACTTTGTTGCTACCTGGCGGCGGTCTTTTTGACCCGCGAAGCGGAGAAGTCAGGCGAGGTCGAACTAACGCTCGTTTGGCGCCAGCGCGCGTTGGCGACCGGAATTTGGATGGGCGTGTTGGCGGCCGTGGGGTTGGTCTTTGTTTCGCTCGAAGCGCCGGAGCTTGCGCATGGTTTTGCGACCCGCGCTTGGCCGCTGGTCGCACTTTCGGCGGTTTGCGGAACAGGTTCGCTGCTGCTCTTGCTGTGGCGAAAGTATACGCCGGCCGCCGCGTGTACGATGTTGGCCGCCGCCAATATTATCTGGGGCTGGGGAATCGCCCAGTACCCGGTGATCGCTCCTCCGTTTTTGACGCTGGCCGATTCGAAGGCGCCCGATTCCGTATTGTGGGCGATGATCGGCGCGGTCGCGGCAGGCGCCGTGATTTTGGGGCCCAGTCTGGCGCTCCTCTTCTATCTGTTCAAGCTGACGCCGTCGGATAGCGCCGACTATTGA
- a CDS encoding SDR family NAD(P)-dependent oxidoreductase, with product MTDPQEKLIALFGNPQPVAVVTGSGADRVGKTVALYLADHGYRIALHANSSLDEAEETAAMLRERDIEAKAFVADLADEAAVHAMFDSIHFYFGRIDVLVNTAAIWSPVRFDKVTAADLRQQLDVNTVGTFLCCQAAGRRMIDQPKGGAIINIGDWSMVRPYPDYANYFPSKGAIPTMTRSLAVELAARNPGIRVNAILPGQVMQPPDASKEKIARDIARTLVKRKGEPEFLAHAALFLVENPFVTGVCLPVDGGRTIFAGNEFGASS from the coding sequence ATGACCGATCCGCAAGAAAAACTGATCGCGCTGTTTGGCAATCCGCAACCGGTCGCCGTCGTTACCGGCAGCGGCGCCGATCGCGTCGGCAAAACCGTGGCGCTCTATTTGGCCGATCATGGTTACCGCATTGCGCTGCACGCCAACTCGTCGCTGGACGAAGCGGAAGAGACGGCCGCGATGCTGCGCGAGCGCGATATCGAAGCGAAGGCCTTCGTCGCCGATCTGGCGGATGAAGCGGCCGTTCACGCAATGTTTGACAGCATTCATTTCTACTTTGGGCGGATCGACGTGCTGGTGAATACCGCCGCGATTTGGTCTCCCGTCCGATTTGACAAAGTGACCGCCGCCGACCTGCGCCAACAATTGGACGTCAATACGGTCGGTACGTTTCTCTGTTGTCAGGCGGCCGGTCGGCGAATGATCGACCAGCCGAAAGGGGGCGCGATCATCAACATCGGCGATTGGTCGATGGTGCGTCCTTATCCCGACTATGCGAATTATTTTCCCTCGAAAGGAGCGATTCCGACGATGACCCGCAGTTTGGCGGTCGAATTGGCGGCGCGCAATCCAGGGATTCGCGTCAACGCGATCTTGCCGGGCCAAGTGATGCAGCCTCCGGACGCATCGAAGGAAAAAATCGCGCGAGATATCGCCAGAACGCTGGTCAAACGAAAGGGAGAACCAGAGTTCTTAGCGCATGCGGCGTTGTTTTTGGTTGAAAATCCCTTCGTGACGGGGGTTTGCTTGCCGGTGGACGGCGGGCGGACCATCTTCGCCGGCAATGAATTTGGTGCTAGCAGTTAG
- a CDS encoding cytochrome ubiquinol oxidase subunit I, producing the protein MMLLADSANLLPARLQMAFTLGFHIIFACIGMGLPILIVLAEWLSLRTGDPVWRTIAKRWSKGFAVLFAVGAVSGTVLSFELGLLWPEFMGKFGPVVGLPFTLEGFAFFTEGIFVGIYLYGWNRLSPFHHWLCGLPIALAGTMSAWFVVTTNSFMNCPQGFQLDADGNLLDVQPWTAMLNPATGAQTTHMIVAAYMVTGFLAASFYAWEILRGRNGLYQRRALTLGVLLGGFFALVQGPVGHWAGHVVAVTQPIKLAAMEGQWETETYAPLRIGGIPDPETKTTPYAIEIPGMLSVLAYENPAAEVKGLNAFPEDLHPPVPIVHMAFQIMVGIGTLLIFVGLWSGYLLKWGKSAWNERRWWLLTLLACGPLTVLAMEAGWTVTEVGRQPWIVHGFLRTKDAVTHAPGVWVIFAVTMSIYLVLTIGCISVLRILAKQPMPEDADVA; encoded by the coding sequence ATGATGCTATTAGCAGACAGCGCGAATCTACTGCCGGCACGCCTGCAAATGGCTTTTACGCTCGGCTTTCATATTATCTTTGCCTGCATCGGCATGGGGTTGCCGATTCTGATTGTGCTGGCCGAATGGCTCTCGCTGCGAACCGGCGATCCGGTGTGGCGCACGATCGCCAAACGCTGGAGCAAAGGTTTTGCGGTGCTGTTCGCCGTCGGCGCCGTTTCGGGCACGGTGCTTTCCTTTGAACTTGGTCTGCTCTGGCCCGAGTTTATGGGGAAGTTTGGCCCAGTTGTCGGTTTACCGTTTACGCTCGAAGGGTTCGCCTTCTTTACCGAAGGAATCTTTGTCGGCATCTATCTGTACGGCTGGAATCGGTTGTCGCCGTTTCATCATTGGCTGTGCGGGCTGCCGATCGCGCTGGCCGGAACGATGTCGGCCTGGTTTGTAGTGACGACGAACTCGTTTATGAATTGCCCGCAAGGCTTTCAGTTGGACGCCGACGGCAACTTGCTTGACGTGCAGCCTTGGACGGCGATGCTGAATCCGGCGACCGGCGCACAAACGACGCACATGATTGTCGCCGCGTATATGGTGACCGGCTTTCTGGCAGCGTCCTTCTACGCATGGGAAATCCTCCGGGGACGTAACGGCTTGTATCAGCGGCGAGCGTTGACGTTGGGCGTGCTGCTGGGCGGTTTCTTTGCTTTGGTTCAAGGGCCGGTGGGGCACTGGGCGGGACATGTGGTCGCCGTGACGCAGCCGATCAAGTTGGCGGCGATGGAAGGGCAATGGGAAACCGAAACCTACGCGCCGCTGCGGATCGGCGGGATACCTGATCCAGAGACGAAGACGACTCCCTATGCGATTGAGATCCCCGGCATGCTCAGCGTGTTGGCGTACGAAAATCCAGCCGCCGAAGTGAAAGGGTTGAACGCCTTTCCAGAGGATCTGCATCCGCCAGTGCCGATCGTCCACATGGCGTTTCAAATCATGGTCGGGATCGGCACGCTGTTGATCTTCGTCGGACTGTGGTCGGGCTATTTGCTGAAGTGGGGCAAATCGGCTTGGAACGAGCGCCGCTGGTGGCTGTTGACGCTGCTCGCATGTGGGCCGCTGACCGTATTGGCGATGGAAGCCGGGTGGACGGTCACCGAAGTCGGGCGTCAACCTTGGATCGTGCATGGTTTTTTGCGAACCAAAGATGCGGTGACTCACGCGCCCGGCGTGTGGGTGATTTTCGCCGTGACGATGTCGATTTATCTGGTGCTGACAATCGGCTGCATTTCGGTGCTGCGGATCTTGGCGAAACAACCGATGCCGGAGGATGCCGATGTCGCCTGA
- a CDS encoding LOG family protein: MVDNKIGDNLSMILKSPTYKMAELDTDFLQSEELRAVRMELEYLKPELAFKRMNIRSTVIVFGGTQIVETHIAQDRLDKAKSALAAAPTDQRRMRDLARAERVVAKSHYYEEARQFAKICSTNCHVDGQCDYVIVTGGGPGVMEAANRGAFEAEAPTIGLNITLPDEQHPNPYVTPELCFLFHYFAMRKMHFLVRAKALIVFPGGFGTLDELFDALTLRQTHRMQEIPIILYGSDYWKQVVNFQFLADEGVIRDEHLDLVSFADSPAQAWDIIADYHGHPVKDI; the protein is encoded by the coding sequence ATGGTGGACAATAAGATCGGTGACAATCTTTCGATGATCTTGAAGTCGCCGACCTACAAGATGGCGGAGCTCGATACCGACTTTTTGCAAAGCGAAGAGTTGCGCGCCGTCCGGATGGAACTGGAGTACCTGAAGCCGGAACTCGCTTTTAAGCGGATGAACATTCGTTCGACGGTGATCGTGTTTGGCGGCACGCAAATCGTGGAGACGCATATCGCCCAAGATCGGTTGGACAAGGCGAAGTCGGCGCTGGCCGCCGCGCCGACCGATCAGCGGCGGATGCGTGATTTGGCGCGGGCCGAGAGGGTGGTCGCCAAGTCGCACTATTACGAAGAGGCGCGACAGTTCGCCAAAATTTGTTCGACCAATTGTCACGTCGACGGTCAGTGCGATTACGTGATCGTTACCGGCGGCGGACCCGGCGTGATGGAAGCGGCCAATCGCGGCGCCTTCGAAGCCGAAGCTCCCACGATTGGTTTGAACATCACGTTGCCTGATGAACAGCATCCCAATCCGTACGTGACGCCAGAGTTGTGTTTTTTGTTTCACTACTTTGCGATGCGTAAGATGCACTTTCTGGTGCGGGCCAAGGCGCTGATCGTGTTCCCCGGCGGATTTGGGACGCTGGACGAACTGTTTGACGCGCTCACGTTGCGGCAAACGCATCGGATGCAGGAGATCCCGATCATCTTGTACGGATCGGACTACTGGAAACAGGTCGTCAATTTTCAGTTCCTCGCGGACGAAGGCGTGATTCGCGACGAGCATCTCGATCTGGTCAGCTTCGCCGATTCGCCAGCCCAGGCTTGGGACATCATCGCCGATTACCACGGACATCCCGTCAAAGATATTTAG
- a CDS encoding MBL fold metallo-hydrolase RNA specificity domain-containing protein encodes MARITFYGAAGTVTGSKYLVEAGKAKVLVDCGLFQGLKKLRELNWKKLPFDAGSVNSVVLTHAHIDHIGFLPRFVRDGFRNKVICTPATKELAKLLLLDSAKNQKRDADYLNRKKLSKHTPALPLYNAEDARRAIKRLKAVPRGEWRELLDPVWVRFHDAGHLLGSNMIEMEIRDRDPPLRILFSGDVGRYDAPLYFDPSPPTPCDYLICESTYGDRDHPEEDVLDILADRVNKAFQRGGVMLFAAFAVGRSQQLIYLLQVLMHAGRIPRIPIFLDSPMAVDATKIFRTFSADHDLSEGQLSPPSSVLDGPNVELVRDHERSKQLNRITGPAVIISSSGMMTGGRILFHLKRRLPDPKNTVLLGGYMAAGTRGRDMQEGRSFVRIHGQDIPVRAAIDSVSGLSGHAGRSELLRWLKDLPKPQKTFITHGEPDSAASFAAALRDQYQFDTIIPQLGDSFELGE; translated from the coding sequence ATGGCGAGAATCACTTTTTACGGCGCCGCCGGGACGGTTACCGGCTCGAAATATCTGGTCGAAGCCGGCAAAGCGAAAGTTTTGGTCGACTGCGGCTTGTTTCAAGGTTTGAAAAAGCTGCGTGAGTTGAACTGGAAGAAGTTGCCGTTTGACGCTGGCTCGGTCAATTCGGTCGTGTTGACCCACGCGCATATTGACCATATCGGTTTTCTCCCCCGGTTTGTGCGCGACGGCTTCCGCAACAAGGTCATCTGCACGCCGGCCACCAAAGAACTGGCGAAGCTGCTGCTGCTCGATTCGGCCAAAAATCAAAAGCGGGACGCCGACTATCTCAATCGCAAGAAGTTGTCGAAGCACACGCCGGCGCTCCCTCTGTACAACGCCGAAGATGCGCGACGCGCGATCAAACGCTTGAAAGCGGTTCCACGCGGCGAGTGGCGCGAGTTGCTCGATCCTGTCTGGGTTCGTTTTCATGACGCGGGGCATTTGCTCGGGTCGAATATGATCGAGATGGAAATCCGTGATCGGGATCCGCCGCTCCGAATCTTGTTCTCAGGCGACGTTGGCCGCTATGACGCTCCTCTTTATTTCGATCCCTCGCCGCCAACGCCGTGCGACTATTTGATTTGCGAAAGCACCTACGGCGATCGAGATCATCCGGAAGAAGATGTCTTGGATATATTGGCCGATCGTGTGAACAAAGCGTTCCAACGTGGCGGCGTGATGTTGTTCGCCGCGTTCGCGGTAGGGCGATCGCAGCAGCTGATCTATTTGCTGCAAGTCTTGATGCATGCAGGACGGATTCCGCGGATACCGATCTTTCTCGATAGTCCAATGGCCGTCGACGCGACCAAAATTTTCCGCACGTTTTCCGCCGATCATGATCTGAGCGAAGGTCAGCTATCCCCGCCCAGCAGCGTGTTGGATGGACCGAATGTCGAATTGGTGCGGGATCACGAGCGCTCCAAACAGTTGAACCGGATCACGGGGCCAGCGGTGATTATTTCTTCGTCGGGAATGATGACCGGCGGCCGCATTTTGTTTCATCTGAAGCGACGGTTGCCAGATCCGAAAAATACGGTTTTGCTGGGGGGCTATATGGCCGCCGGAACGCGCGGCCGCGACATGCAGGAAGGTCGTTCGTTCGTACGGATCCATGGCCAGGATATTCCGGTGCGTGCGGCGATCGACAGCGTGTCGGGGCTGAGCGGGCACGCTGGGCGAAGCGAATTGCTCCGCTGGCTGAAAGATTTGCCGAAGCCTCAAAAAACGTTCATCACGCATGGCGAACCAGACAGCGCCGCTTCATTCGCCGCGGCGCTGCGTGACCAATATCAATTTGACACGATCATTCCCCAACTGGGTGACTCGTTCGAGCTAGGAGAATAA